Proteins from a single region of Geothrix sp. PMB-07:
- a CDS encoding replicative DNA helicase, with protein MADWLPERLPEDIDAERSFLATCCAPGAGFIASEAVFSLSEEDFVHPAHRAVFRALKTLIEAQVEVNSLTLKDALDQDDSLNKVGGYPGLVELLAGEDVERPQVLADVIRRKAKLRRLVHLGAQLVRQAAEEDEAPEILVDQTAQSLFHLAQGDAKAKGLLSIQSVADDAMERLSDRMEGRLSPGIRVGFSRFDELTQGFQPGNLIVLAARPGIGKTALALNWILRAAEERNGQPGHCGAFFSLEMSHEEVFMRLLSAKSQTNMKDLQSGRATGRMDHVLKTRDELAQLPLFICDLASITVPQIRNMIVKQGSQSNRKIDFVIVDYLQLLSSPEGSRGAKQNEAVRIGEISRGLKIMAKDFGIPVVVLSQLNREVEHRTGGRPQLSDLRDSGAIEQDADMVAFIHRKMMPSATEEPDPSAELIVAKHRNGPTAIIQLHFQGEFAMYRELVRETSYNG; from the coding sequence ATGGCGGACTGGCTTCCGGAACGGCTTCCGGAGGATATCGACGCAGAGCGGTCCTTCTTGGCCACCTGCTGCGCTCCTGGCGCTGGCTTCATCGCCAGCGAGGCGGTCTTTTCGCTGTCGGAGGAGGATTTCGTCCACCCGGCCCACCGGGCGGTGTTTCGGGCGCTGAAAACGCTCATCGAGGCCCAGGTCGAGGTCAACTCCCTCACCTTGAAGGATGCGCTCGATCAGGACGATAGCCTCAACAAGGTGGGCGGCTATCCAGGCCTGGTGGAATTGCTTGCCGGCGAGGATGTGGAACGCCCTCAGGTGCTGGCTGACGTCATCCGCCGCAAAGCCAAGCTGCGCCGGCTCGTGCATCTCGGCGCCCAGCTGGTCCGGCAGGCTGCCGAGGAAGACGAGGCGCCGGAGATCCTGGTGGATCAAACGGCCCAGAGCCTCTTCCACCTGGCCCAGGGCGATGCCAAGGCCAAGGGGCTGCTGTCGATCCAGTCGGTGGCCGACGATGCAATGGAGCGGCTGTCGGATCGCATGGAAGGCCGCCTCTCGCCGGGCATCCGTGTGGGTTTCAGTCGCTTCGATGAACTGACGCAGGGATTCCAGCCGGGCAACCTCATCGTGCTCGCGGCTCGCCCGGGCATCGGCAAGACCGCTCTGGCGCTGAATTGGATCCTGCGGGCGGCCGAAGAGCGGAATGGCCAGCCAGGGCACTGCGGGGCTTTCTTCAGCCTGGAAATGAGCCATGAGGAAGTCTTCATGCGCCTGCTCTCCGCCAAGAGTCAGACGAACATGAAAGATCTGCAGTCCGGCCGGGCCACCGGGCGCATGGATCACGTGCTGAAGACCCGCGATGAACTGGCCCAGCTGCCGCTGTTCATCTGCGACCTGGCCTCCATCACCGTGCCCCAGATCCGGAACATGATCGTGAAGCAGGGCAGCCAGAGCAATCGGAAGATCGACTTCGTCATCGTGGACTACCTGCAGCTGCTGAGCAGCCCCGAAGGCAGCCGTGGCGCCAAGCAGAACGAGGCGGTGCGCATCGGCGAGATCAGCCGCGGCCTCAAGATCATGGCCAAGGATTTCGGCATCCCCGTGGTGGTGCTGTCGCAGCTGAACCGCGAGGTGGAACACCGCACGGGTGGCCGTCCCCAGCTCAGCGACCTCCGCGATTCCGGCGCCATCGAGCAGGATGCCGACATGGTGGCCTTCATCCACCGGAAGATGATGCCCTCGGCCACGGAGGAACCGGATCCCTCCGCAGAGCTCATCGTGGCGAAACATCGCAACGGCCCCACGGCCATCATCCAGCTCCACTTCCAGGGCGAGTTCGCCATGTACCGGGAGCTGGTGCGGGAAACCTCCTATAACGGCTAA
- a CDS encoding dihydrolipoamide acetyltransferase family protein codes for MAFDVVMPQMGESIAEATVLKWHKQVGDVIAKDDTLYEISTDKVDAEIPAPAAGTLLEILVDVNVTVPVGTVVARIGDASEKPAGAAASPVAATAAPAAAAIPAAARVAEEDDNSLEGRLRTKSSPLVREMAKQHGVDLARVQGTGQAGRVTKEDLEAYLAKGPAPAAPAPASIAPSLPAVHDPSAPTMGLTPALSVPPAPAVPAFAAGERVKVEPMTRMRKIIADGMVASRRTSAHVYTVFEIDMTHVAQLRNKHKKAFEAQFGTKLSFMPFIMMAACKALRAYPVANASVDGDNIVYKQDLNLGIAVSLDWGLIVPVIKNADMMNLGGLARSLNDLAERARTKQLKPDEISGGTFTITNPGVYGDTFGLPIINQPQVAIQGVGAIVKRPVVITGPDGTDFIAIRQMMFSSLGFDHRIIDGATGDLFMAFVKKELENSTFGLE; via the coding sequence ATGGCCTTTGACGTCGTCATGCCCCAGATGGGCGAAAGCATTGCCGAAGCCACCGTGCTGAAGTGGCACAAGCAGGTGGGCGACGTCATCGCCAAGGACGATACCCTCTACGAAATCAGCACCGACAAAGTGGATGCTGAAATTCCCGCCCCGGCGGCAGGCACGCTGCTGGAGATTCTCGTGGATGTGAACGTCACCGTGCCCGTAGGCACCGTGGTCGCCCGCATCGGCGATGCCTCGGAGAAGCCAGCAGGTGCGGCCGCCTCCCCCGTGGCCGCCACAGCAGCTCCTGCCGCCGCCGCGATCCCCGCCGCGGCCCGGGTCGCCGAAGAGGATGACAACAGCCTCGAGGGCCGCCTGCGCACCAAGAGCAGCCCGCTGGTTCGGGAGATGGCCAAGCAGCACGGTGTGGACCTCGCGCGGGTCCAGGGCACCGGCCAGGCTGGCCGTGTCACCAAGGAGGATCTTGAAGCCTACCTCGCCAAGGGACCTGCCCCAGCTGCACCCGCTCCCGCCAGCATCGCTCCTTCCCTCCCGGCCGTGCACGACCCCTCCGCGCCCACCATGGGCCTGACGCCCGCGCTATCCGTGCCCCCCGCCCCCGCCGTGCCAGCTTTCGCTGCGGGTGAGCGGGTGAAGGTCGAGCCCATGACGCGCATGCGCAAGATCATCGCCGATGGCATGGTGGCCAGCCGACGCACCTCGGCTCATGTCTACACGGTCTTCGAGATCGACATGACCCACGTGGCCCAGCTGCGCAACAAGCACAAGAAAGCCTTCGAGGCCCAGTTCGGCACCAAGCTCAGCTTCATGCCCTTCATCATGATGGCCGCCTGCAAGGCCCTCCGCGCCTACCCCGTGGCCAACGCCTCCGTGGACGGCGACAACATCGTCTACAAGCAGGACCTCAACCTCGGCATCGCCGTGAGCCTGGACTGGGGCCTCATCGTACCGGTGATCAAGAACGCCGACATGATGAACCTGGGCGGCCTGGCCCGCAGCCTCAACGACCTGGCCGAGCGCGCCCGCACCAAGCAGCTCAAGCCCGACGAGATCAGCGGCGGCACTTTCACCATCACGAATCCTGGCGTCTACGGCGACACCTTCGGCCTGCCCATCATCAACCAGCCCCAGGTGGCCATCCAGGGCGTGGGCGCCATCGTGAAGCGCCCCGTGGTCATCACCGGCCCCGACGGCACCGACTTCATCGCCATCCGCCAGATGATGTTCAGCAGCCTGGGCTTCGATCACCGGATCATTGACGGCGCCACCGGCGACCTGTTCATGGCCTTCGTCAAAAAGGAACTGGAGAATTCCACCTTCGGGCTCGAATAG
- the gatA gene encoding Asp-tRNA(Asn)/Glu-tRNA(Gln) amidotransferase subunit GatA: MAVGMAVDWREGLDAGDLSSEALVQQSLDWITSGEGRLRAILALDESISLALARKADDRLRAGERSPVLGLPFILKDNLNWSGLQVSCGSRIMEGYQAPYDATVVARLLAAGAVPVAKANLDEYAMGSSGEYSAFGAARNPWDTARVPGGSSSGSVVSVAAGYAPLALGSDTGGSVRLPASFCNVTALRPTFGVLSRYGLSAMASSLDQVGPIARSAADIALALQVMAGRDPMDSTSVDLPRTEGLTHLQPRELKGLRIGLPKEYFSEGLEPGVRSTLEAALKVLSDQGAELREVSLPHTRYAIDTYYLLCTSEVSSNLSRFDGVRFGHRASATRLTDMIADTRDQGLGSEVKRRILLGAFCLSKGYYDAFYLKAMKARTLITQDFEKAFETVDVLATPVSPGTAFPFGSKTDDPLAMYLADAYTVTAPLAGLPCLSMPAGFTNALPVGIQLIGPALFDVMLLETAHAFQSITHHHRDTPPLFRTGANHGL, encoded by the coding sequence ATGGCAGTGGGCATGGCGGTGGATTGGCGCGAGGGGCTTGATGCCGGCGACCTGTCCTCTGAAGCCCTGGTTCAGCAGTCTCTGGACTGGATCACCTCTGGCGAGGGTCGCCTGCGAGCCATCCTCGCCCTGGATGAATCCATAAGCCTCGCCCTGGCCCGAAAAGCCGATGACCGCCTGCGCGCCGGAGAGCGATCCCCCGTGCTGGGGCTGCCCTTCATCCTGAAAGACAATCTGAACTGGTCGGGCCTTCAAGTCTCCTGCGGCTCCCGGATCATGGAAGGCTACCAGGCTCCCTACGATGCCACTGTGGTGGCGCGGCTGCTGGCCGCCGGCGCGGTCCCCGTGGCCAAGGCCAACCTGGATGAGTACGCCATGGGCTCCAGCGGCGAATACAGCGCCTTCGGCGCCGCCAGGAATCCCTGGGACACTGCACGGGTGCCCGGCGGCAGCAGCAGCGGCTCGGTGGTGTCCGTCGCCGCAGGTTACGCGCCCCTGGCCCTGGGAAGCGATACGGGTGGATCTGTGCGGCTGCCGGCCAGCTTCTGCAACGTCACCGCCCTCAGGCCCACCTTTGGCGTGCTGAGCCGTTACGGCCTGAGCGCCATGGCCTCCAGCCTTGATCAGGTCGGACCCATCGCCCGATCCGCCGCCGACATCGCCCTGGCCCTTCAGGTGATGGCTGGCCGGGATCCCATGGACAGCACCTCGGTGGATCTCCCCCGCACCGAAGGCCTGACCCACTTGCAGCCGCGGGAACTCAAGGGGCTTCGCATCGGCCTGCCGAAAGAATATTTCTCCGAAGGGCTTGAGCCCGGCGTGCGGAGCACCCTCGAAGCGGCCTTGAAGGTGCTCTCTGACCAGGGCGCTGAGCTCCGTGAGGTCAGCCTTCCCCACACCAGATACGCGATCGACACCTACTACTTGCTTTGCACCAGCGAAGTGTCCAGCAATCTCAGCCGCTTCGACGGTGTCCGATTCGGGCATCGGGCCTCAGCCACCAGGCTCACGGATATGATCGCCGACACCCGGGACCAGGGTCTGGGTTCAGAGGTCAAGCGCCGCATCCTGCTCGGGGCCTTCTGCCTCTCCAAGGGCTACTACGATGCCTTTTACCTGAAGGCCATGAAAGCCCGCACCCTCATCACCCAGGATTTCGAGAAGGCGTTTGAAACCGTGGATGTCCTGGCCACGCCCGTGAGCCCCGGCACAGCCTTCCCTTTTGGATCGAAAACCGACGACCCGCTGGCCATGTACCTGGCGGATGCCTACACCGTGACAGCCCCCCTGGCGGGCCTCCCCTGCCTGTCCATGCCAGCAGGCTTCACCAATGCGCTTCCAGTTGGCATCCAACTCATCGGGCCCGCGCTCTTCGACGTCATGCTGTTGGAAACGGCGCACGCCTTCCAGTCCATCACCCACCACCACCGAGACACGCCACCCCTTTTCCGCACAGGAGCGAATCATGGCCTTTGA
- a CDS encoding J domain-containing protein, translated as MNPFTVLEISPDASPDDIKAAYHRLAKRWHPDRYTGDEKVEAENRFRELAEAFSVLKDPAKRLTFQQQQPRPQAGSVALEVDTPQERTSEDWAVMAKAAFEEGNNDQARALIYYAIRMDGEKPQYHSLLASILEKEGGDLRAVVKALETAVRLAPRDVDSHIRLALHFQTLGMAARSQRHLQAAREISPNHPKLRTPLPKGPKGTKTQAAAGQKGKLPAPPPGLLDQLKDLWGRLTGKG; from the coding sequence ATGAATCCATTCACTGTGCTGGAAATTTCACCGGACGCCTCCCCGGACGACATCAAGGCCGCTTATCACCGGCTCGCGAAGCGGTGGCATCCCGACCGCTATACCGGCGATGAGAAGGTCGAGGCCGAGAACCGGTTCCGCGAACTGGCGGAAGCCTTCAGCGTGCTGAAGGACCCCGCGAAACGGCTCACGTTCCAGCAACAGCAGCCCAGGCCCCAAGCAGGTTCCGTGGCCTTAGAGGTGGACACCCCCCAGGAGCGCACCTCCGAAGACTGGGCGGTCATGGCCAAGGCCGCTTTTGAAGAGGGCAACAATGATCAGGCCCGGGCGCTTATTTACTACGCGATCCGGATGGATGGGGAAAAGCCGCAATACCATTCCCTGCTCGCCTCCATCCTTGAAAAGGAGGGTGGCGATCTCCGGGCTGTCGTGAAAGCCCTCGAAACGGCAGTGAGGCTGGCTCCGCGGGATGTGGACAGTCACATCCGTCTGGCTCTTCACTTCCAGACGCTGGGCATGGCGGCCCGGTCGCAGCGGCACCTGCAAGCGGCCCGGGAGATTTCCCCCAACCATCCCAAACTGCGGACGCCACTGCCAAAGGGTCCGAAGGGCACCAAAACCCAGGCTGCGGCGGGTCAGAAGGGCAAGCTTCCCGCTCCGCCACCGGGACTCCTGGATCAACTTAAGGACCTGTGGGGCCGATTGACGGGAAAGGGTTGA
- a CDS encoding Stp1/IreP family PP2C-type Ser/Thr phosphatase, producing the protein MDIRAAGISDVGCVRKQNEDSFLVDPALGLFVVADGLGGHAAGEIASQIVVETVARFVAETVESDRTWPVEYDPTLSYDGNRLKVALLLSDQAIADDIRQNPERETMGSTVVAGLFHGQSLTLAHVGDSRAYLLDREGIRQVTRDHSWVAEQVANGILTPSEARVHPFRNVITQALGNGGDLDVEIQTLELSKSERLLLCSDGLSGMIGDKQIWDIVAQAKDIQQAVESLISKAREHGGEDNITAVLVGWDSEEV; encoded by the coding sequence ATGGACATTCGCGCTGCGGGCATCTCGGATGTGGGCTGTGTCCGCAAACAGAATGAAGACAGTTTCCTGGTGGACCCGGCCCTGGGCCTGTTCGTGGTGGCGGATGGGCTGGGCGGCCACGCGGCGGGTGAAATCGCCAGCCAGATCGTGGTGGAGACCGTGGCCCGCTTTGTGGCTGAAACGGTGGAGTCGGACCGCACCTGGCCCGTGGAATACGATCCAACGCTCTCCTACGACGGGAACCGGTTGAAGGTGGCTCTGCTGCTCTCGGACCAGGCCATCGCCGATGATATTCGCCAGAATCCCGAACGGGAAACCATGGGATCCACCGTGGTGGCCGGGTTGTTTCACGGCCAGAGCCTCACCTTGGCCCACGTGGGCGATAGCCGGGCCTACTTGCTGGACCGGGAGGGCATCCGCCAGGTGACCCGGGACCATAGCTGGGTCGCGGAACAGGTGGCCAACGGCATCCTGACGCCATCTGAGGCCCGCGTGCACCCTTTCCGGAACGTCATCACCCAGGCCTTGGGCAATGGGGGGGACTTGGATGTGGAGATTCAAACCCTTGAGCTCTCCAAATCGGAGCGACTCTTGCTATGCTCCGATGGCCTGTCAGGAATGATCGGCGATAAACAGATCTGGGATATCGTTGCTCAAGCTAAAGATATCCAACAGGCAGTCGAATCATTGATTTCCAAGGCCAGGGAACACGGGGGGGAAGACAATATCACCGCTGTTCTGGTGGGTTGGGATTCGGAAGAAGTCTGA
- the pilM gene encoding type IV pilus assembly protein PilM: MDIGSSSVKVCELQQMGKGSNVRYRLQKLGQVGLPSDAIVDGDIMDSNAVASAIRQVLAEQKIKAKEVAISLSGQQVMVKKVTFPLMSQAELAESVRWEAESFFPAGQGLDSYALDYYLIEERAGEGNMDVVLVACRKDKLEAYVSCVAQAGCSPKVVDVDVFAVQNAYEINSAGGSRDEVVALVNMGATFTNLTMMVGGKSVFWRDMAWGSGRYSEKLVEDWGLSREAAESLKRNKAAEGREPEEIQPSINAVSDAFADELTRTLDFFKSSFKVDRLDRVLVCGGGSMIHGLLDVLGDRLRVSVDRFNPFQLIEVDGRTEDPVTVREIGGGAAVVVGLALRQVGDR; this comes from the coding sequence TTGGACATTGGCTCCAGCTCCGTCAAAGTCTGTGAACTCCAGCAGATGGGCAAAGGGAGCAATGTCCGCTACCGCCTCCAAAAACTGGGGCAGGTGGGCCTTCCTTCTGATGCGATCGTGGATGGCGACATCATGGATAGCAACGCCGTAGCGTCGGCTATCCGGCAGGTTCTCGCAGAACAGAAAATCAAAGCCAAGGAAGTGGCCATCTCCTTGTCGGGTCAGCAGGTGATGGTCAAAAAAGTGACATTCCCCCTCATGAGTCAGGCCGAACTCGCTGAGTCGGTCCGCTGGGAAGCCGAAAGCTTCTTCCCGGCGGGGCAGGGGTTGGACTCCTACGCTCTGGACTATTACCTCATCGAGGAGCGGGCTGGCGAAGGGAACATGGATGTGGTGCTTGTGGCCTGTCGGAAGGACAAGCTGGAGGCCTATGTCAGCTGCGTGGCCCAGGCTGGCTGCAGCCCCAAAGTGGTGGACGTGGACGTGTTCGCGGTCCAGAACGCCTATGAGATCAACTCGGCTGGTGGCAGCAGGGATGAAGTGGTGGCCCTGGTCAACATGGGTGCAACCTTCACCAATCTCACCATGATGGTGGGCGGCAAGTCGGTGTTCTGGCGGGACATGGCCTGGGGCAGTGGCCGCTATTCGGAAAAACTGGTGGAGGACTGGGGTCTTTCTCGGGAGGCGGCCGAGTCTTTGAAGCGAAACAAGGCTGCCGAGGGCCGGGAGCCCGAGGAAATTCAGCCTTCTATCAATGCGGTTTCCGATGCCTTTGCTGATGAACTGACCCGAACACTGGATTTCTTCAAAAGCAGCTTCAAGGTGGATCGCTTGGACCGCGTGCTGGTCTGCGGCGGCGGCTCCATGATCCATGGCCTTCTGGATGTGCTCGGCGACCGTCTGCGGGTTTCCGTGGACCGCTTCAATCCCTTCCAACTCATTGAAGTGGATGGCCGCACCGAAGATCCTGTCACGGTCCGTGAGATCGGCGGCGGCGCGGCGGTCGTCGTTGGGCTGGCCTTGCGCCAAGTGGGGGACCGATGA
- a CDS encoding PilN domain-containing protein: MIKINLLGDALAQAGGKKGGDKSASEPVQVYTGEGGSRASLPIAGVVVGLLFTALGGVYYLWLNGEFTKAEKRKADLERDKKQYEPYIALEKKFREKKDALQKKEEVMTTLKRQQALPVHLLEELANSLPDDVWFKKVTQKGMAITIEGEGRNFESINSFYGNLQSRTRWFKKINYPGAKRNAGGSFEFTISFELQNAV; this comes from the coding sequence ATGATCAAGATCAACCTGCTCGGTGATGCCCTGGCCCAGGCCGGGGGAAAAAAGGGAGGCGATAAGTCCGCCTCAGAGCCAGTCCAGGTGTATACCGGCGAAGGCGGAAGCCGTGCCAGCCTGCCCATTGCGGGTGTGGTGGTTGGTCTGCTCTTCACGGCCCTTGGCGGTGTCTACTACCTTTGGCTGAATGGAGAGTTCACCAAGGCCGAAAAGAGAAAGGCTGACCTGGAGCGGGACAAGAAGCAGTACGAGCCCTACATCGCACTGGAGAAGAAATTCCGCGAGAAAAAGGATGCCCTCCAGAAGAAGGAAGAGGTGATGACCACCCTCAAGCGTCAGCAGGCTCTGCCGGTGCATCTGCTTGAGGAATTGGCGAACAGTCTGCCTGACGATGTCTGGTTCAAGAAAGTCACCCAGAAGGGCATGGCCATCACCATCGAAGGCGAGGGCCGGAACTTTGAATCCATCAATTCGTTCTACGGGAATCTCCAGTCCCGCACCCGGTGGTTCAAGAAGATCAATTACCCTGGTGCCAAGCGCAACGCGGGTGGATCTTTCGAATTCACCATCTCCTTCGAACTCCAGAACGCCGTCTGA
- a CDS encoding type 4a pilus biogenesis protein PilO yields MNPQLQKQIGVGALIGIVLAGLVYFLLGGKRSDLEAVNADVKVLQADVDKGKLLKASYEKLREEVARQDKRIEELIKIMPSDADYGEIPYRIKKLADDAGIDQVSFSLKPERKDTYYTEKPVEFEFRVGYHSFGQFASLLSGYDKIINISNIEFSRKTDTRSLYPATVKCLISAFVYNPEPPPAEAVNKPAAPAPKAGSRED; encoded by the coding sequence ATGAATCCCCAACTTCAGAAACAGATCGGCGTGGGTGCCCTGATTGGCATTGTCCTGGCGGGTTTGGTTTATTTCCTGCTCGGCGGCAAGCGGTCCGATTTGGAAGCTGTCAACGCCGATGTCAAGGTTCTCCAGGCGGATGTGGACAAGGGCAAGTTGCTGAAGGCCAGCTACGAAAAGCTACGCGAAGAGGTGGCCCGGCAGGACAAGCGCATCGAAGAACTGATCAAAATCATGCCCTCGGATGCGGATTACGGTGAGATCCCCTACCGCATCAAAAAGCTCGCGGACGATGCAGGCATCGATCAGGTTTCTTTCTCATTGAAGCCCGAGCGGAAGGACACCTACTACACCGAAAAGCCAGTGGAATTTGAATTCCGAGTGGGCTATCACTCCTTCGGCCAGTTCGCTTCGCTCCTTTCCGGCTACGACAAGATCATCAACATCTCCAACATTGAATTCAGCCGGAAGACGGACACACGCAGCCTCTATCCGGCGACCGTGAAGTGCCTCATCAGCGCGTTCGTCTACAATCCCGAGCCTCCCCCTGCGGAAGCCGTGAACAAACCCGCCGCCCCGGCCCCGAAGGCCGGCAGCAGAGAGGACTGA
- the pilQ gene encoding type IV pilus secretin family protein translates to MNARLSSLLVAGGVVLAGIHTGSLHASPVLEGAAKASLLSTSLEADGAGATLFLRVPGLASQPGVQVLSNPHRVVLDLPGVDRGALVTRKELAQLVHPLIQKARLAQFATEPKPITRLVLEVTAGTQVVVRTSPEGVQLHLTPGSGRIQAQFEGEFQPVVPANSFRTQQASAPSQAVSTSSAGPVSVAKSLAPLPGAVSTFQALPQLLGMTILTAAAPEAIQLPEGSKPNLPVASHTGTRTLGEGGPKYSGSKITIALANTDIREFLQIIADTGKLNLVLDPDVQGTYGYRFTETPWDQVLDVTLKNAGLGKEIQNGVLRVAKIEKLQKEEEERKKLDETKALAGDLQTITRPLSYAKVGDVQKILKDMLSKRGSVILDDRTNTLIITDLPRHISVVSDLIDTLDVQIQQVQIEARVVEANKNWQQQFGVKWPTSNSGSVAITGSGSSTSNPPWVGPNAPFWNGVNINNPDSKNQAWAAFTPGKDGSTSIAAPSGELWLSFLSNRFSINAVLQAMESEGTLKIVSSPKVVTQNNKKATILSGEKIPYPTQQGGASGGAITVAFIDANLQLDVTPQITNEGTIIMDLKVEKAEADFGRTVNGTPTILRKSIETQVLVRDGGTAVLGGVYITNTATGTNGVPFLSKIPLIGFLFRNNTKQDQNAELLIFITPRILRQ, encoded by the coding sequence ATGAATGCTCGCCTGAGTTCCTTGCTGGTCGCAGGGGGCGTGGTCCTGGCGGGGATCCACACGGGGTCCCTCCATGCCTCGCCTGTCCTAGAGGGGGCGGCCAAGGCCAGCCTTCTATCCACCTCCTTGGAAGCTGATGGGGCCGGGGCCACCCTGTTCCTTCGGGTGCCAGGCTTGGCTTCACAACCGGGCGTCCAGGTGCTCTCCAATCCGCATCGTGTGGTTCTGGACCTTCCAGGGGTGGATCGCGGCGCCCTGGTCACCCGTAAGGAATTGGCCCAGCTGGTTCACCCTCTGATCCAGAAGGCTCGTCTGGCACAATTTGCCACGGAGCCGAAACCCATCACCCGTTTGGTGTTGGAGGTGACCGCAGGGACCCAGGTGGTCGTGCGCACAAGCCCAGAGGGCGTGCAGTTGCACTTGACACCGGGTAGCGGCCGGATCCAAGCCCAGTTTGAAGGTGAGTTCCAGCCGGTAGTCCCAGCCAATTCATTTCGGACGCAGCAGGCTTCAGCACCCTCCCAAGCCGTGTCCACGTCCAGCGCCGGACCGGTCTCGGTGGCCAAATCCTTGGCGCCTCTTCCGGGGGCTGTCAGCACCTTCCAGGCCCTTCCCCAACTCCTCGGGATGACCATTCTCACGGCTGCGGCTCCAGAGGCAATTCAGTTACCTGAGGGCTCCAAGCCGAATCTTCCCGTTGCGAGCCACACTGGAACCCGGACCCTGGGTGAGGGTGGCCCCAAGTACTCCGGGTCAAAGATCACGATTGCTCTGGCCAACACAGACATTCGTGAGTTCCTGCAGATCATTGCCGACACCGGCAAATTGAATCTGGTCCTCGATCCTGATGTCCAGGGGACCTATGGCTACCGCTTCACCGAGACCCCCTGGGATCAGGTTTTGGATGTCACGCTGAAGAATGCCGGCCTCGGCAAGGAAATCCAGAATGGAGTCCTTCGCGTGGCCAAAATCGAGAAACTTCAAAAGGAAGAAGAAGAACGGAAGAAGCTGGATGAGACCAAGGCATTGGCCGGGGATCTCCAAACCATCACCCGCCCCTTGTCCTATGCCAAGGTCGGGGATGTTCAGAAGATCCTCAAGGACATGCTCTCCAAGCGTGGTTCGGTGATCCTGGATGACCGCACCAACACGCTGATCATCACAGATCTACCCCGGCACATTTCGGTGGTTTCTGATCTGATTGATACCCTGGATGTTCAGATTCAACAGGTCCAGATTGAGGCCCGGGTCGTTGAAGCGAATAAAAATTGGCAACAGCAGTTTGGTGTGAAGTGGCCTACCTCAAATAGTGGGTCAGTGGCCATTACGGGTTCAGGTTCAAGTACAAGTAATCCTCCGTGGGTTGGGCCCAATGCCCCGTTCTGGAATGGTGTAAATATCAATAATCCCGATTCCAAGAACCAGGCCTGGGCTGCATTTACCCCCGGCAAGGACGGATCGACCTCTATCGCCGCACCCTCTGGTGAATTGTGGCTGAGCTTCCTGAGCAATCGATTTAGCATCAACGCTGTTCTTCAAGCCATGGAAAGCGAGGGCACACTTAAAATTGTGTCATCACCCAAAGTCGTGACGCAGAACAACAAGAAAGCCACGATCCTCAGCGGCGAAAAGATTCCTTACCCCACCCAGCAGGGTGGCGCTTCTGGTGGCGCCATCACGGTGGCCTTCATCGATGCCAACTTGCAACTTGATGTGACGCCCCAGATCACCAACGAAGGTACCATCATCATGGACTTGAAGGTCGAGAAGGCGGAAGCCGATTTCGGCCGCACGGTGAATGGAACACCAACCATTCTTCGAAAGTCCATCGAGACTCAGGTCTTGGTTCGGGATGGCGGTACCGCTGTGTTGGGCGGTGTTTACATTACGAATACTGCTACTGGAACGAACGGCGTTCCCTTCCTCTCCAAGATCCCTTTGATTGGATTCCTGTTCCGGAACAACACCAAGCAGGATCAGAACGCCGAACTTCTGATCTTCATCACCCCGCGCATTCTTCGCCAATAG